A genomic region of Papaver somniferum cultivar HN1 chromosome 7, ASM357369v1, whole genome shotgun sequence contains the following coding sequences:
- the LOC113299061 gene encoding calmodulin-binding receptor-like cytoplasmic kinase 2, giving the protein MRSSGSNYRNRRPSSDGRGQRTPDFSDISRSPINPNTNSGGSGQNPVKTVAKSVVAAFSSCFSPPEPKSDTFFDESDVHTASSAASDKLGSGTDEKPNFRRTILNYSYRSTKTTEPGSAKFTMAEIYKATMNFSPSLKVGQGGFGTVYKGKLDDGTLVAVKRAKKSVYEKHLGVEFQSEIQTLAKVEHLNLVRLHGYLEQGDERIVVVEYVPNGTLRSHLDCINGIVLDFAIRLDIVIDVAHAITYLHMYTDHPIIHRDIKSSNILLTENLRAKVADFGFARLAADTDSGATHVSTQVKGTAGYLDPEYLQTYQLTEKSDVYSFGVLLVEVVTGRRPIEPKRELKERLTSRWAMKKFNEGDAVLTMDPRLHRSAATSLAVEKIFELAFQCLAPTRQNRPSMKRCAEILWGIRKDLKEHSAFDSRSFSSQSQTSSSIKE; this is encoded by the exons aTGAGAAGCTCAGGTAGCAACTACAGAAATCGGAGACCTAGTTCCGACGGAAGAGGACAAAGGACACCGGATTTTTCGGATATCTCTCGGAGTCCCATAAACCCGAATACGAATTCAGGTGGGAGTGGTCAAAATCCAGTTAAGACAGTCGCCAAATCAGTCGTCGCAGCTTTTAGTTCTTGTTTCTCACCTCCTGAGCCGAAATCTGATACTTTCTTTGATGAATCTGATGTTCATACAGCTTCTTCTG CTGCGTCTGATAAACTCGGGTCTGGAACTGATGAAAAGCCTAATTTCCGCCGAACAATTTTAAACTACTCGTACAGATCGACCAAGACCACAGAACCTGGGAGTGCAAAATTCACCATGGCAGAGATCTACAAGGCTACAATGAATTTCTCTCCTTCACTCAAGGTTGGACAAGGTGGGTTTGGGACAGTTTACAAAGGCAAACTCGATGATGGCACCCTAGTTGCAGTTAAACGTGCAAAAAAG AGTGTGTATGAGAAACACTTAGGTGTAGAATTCCAGAGTGAGATACAAACTTTGGCGAAGGTAGAACATTTAAATCTGGTTAGATTGCATGGATATTTGGAGCAGGGTGATGAGAGAATTGTTGTTGTCGAGTATGTTCCTAATGGAACCCTTAGATCGCACTTGGATT GCATTAATGGAATTGTCCTCGACTTTGCAATTCGACTAGATATAGTAATTGATGTTGCTCATGCAATTACCTATCTCCATATGTATACTG ATCACCCTATAATCCACAGAGACATCAAGTCTTCCAACATCCTTCTCACCGAAAACCTTCGAGCCAAGGTAGCTGACTTTGGGTTTGCCCGATTAGCTGCTGATACTGATAGTGGAGCAACTCATGTATCCACTCAAGTTAAAGGAACTGCTGGCTACTTAGACCCAGAGTACCTACAAACCTATCAACTGACAGAGAAGAGTGATGTTTACTCTTTTGGAGTGTTGTTGGTGGAAGTAGTCACTGGTAGGCGTCCTATTGAACCTAAAAGGGAGCTTAAGGAACGGCTTACTTCAAGATGG GCGATGAAGAAATTCAATGAAGGAGATGCAGTTCTAACAATGGACCCTAGATTGCACCGGAGTGCAGCAACTAGCCTAGCAGTAGAGAAGATATTTGAGCTAGCTTTCCAATGCTTGGCCCCAACAAGACAAAACCGCCCAAGCATGAAGAGATGTGCGGAGATCCTTTGGGGTATCCGGAAAGATTTGAAAGAGCATTCGGCTTTTGATTCCCGTTCATTCTCCTCTCAGTCCCAGACGAGTTCTTCAATTAAAGAATAA